The Cetobacterium sp. ZOR0034 DNA segment GGACAGAAATTTTTAAATTTCAACTAAATTAATCCTGCGTTTTTTCTCATCAAGAATATTCTATTCTGTTGATCTGCTGAGCTTTTCTGCTGAATATAGTGTTCTTCAGTAACTTTAGTACTACTATGTCCAGCAAATTCACTAGCAGTTTTTGTATCTGATAAATTATTAATCTGATTAATTGCTGTTTTTCTTAAAGAATGAGGGTAAAGGTCTTCTATACCTATTAATTTTCCCATTTTTCTAACTCTTCTTCTTATAGCAGTTTGACTCATTTGTCCATATTTGCCATTATACTTTGTTACAAAAATATAATCTGTTGCTTTTTCTTCATCACTCATTGTTTTGATTAACTCTAATAGTAATTTTTTTGTTGTTGAAAAGAAAAATAAATCTCTAACTTTACCCATTTTTTCAGAAACACCAGTAAACATAGTATTTTCAATGTCTAATTGAGATAGCTTCAAACTATGAACAGCACTTATTCTAAAGCCACTATCAAGGAACAACTCCCACATCAATCTACT contains these protein-coding regions:
- a CDS encoding tyrosine-type recombinase/integrase, producing the protein MKISEKNKILYQLYLDSNYAVNENTKDTTYRTYKNSMYYFMEFLHTKEGNRYLISDDTLKKIIEILERFIIHCREAGNNNRTINGKITAISSFYKWSTKRGLIKHHPFRDKIDRLKITEKDRRRTEYFLTWKQIFTVSLLMEINPKKFDLKSRLMWELFLDSGFRISAVHSLKLSQLDIENTMFTGVSEKMGKVRDLFFFSTTKKLLLELIKTMSDEEKATDYIFVTKYNGKYGQMSQTAIRRRVRKMGKLIGIEDLYPHSLRKTAINQINNLSDTKTASEFAGHSSTKVTEEHYIQQKSSADQQNRIFLMRKNAGLI